A single region of the Oncorhynchus kisutch isolate 150728-3 linkage group LG30, Okis_V2, whole genome shotgun sequence genome encodes:
- the tyw3 gene encoding tRNA wybutosine-synthesizing protein 3 homolog, with protein MSARKEDISHIVSAINNSAYYFTTSSCSGRILLIDGHSLAINSGFRNSGLTVDKKGKIITAVRSTHGLVVPLSHKGQVLVKEDYIYFLVEVANQKMEENVKQIERFYEWLQSALQPAEPQSPSRQETEEKSVYKQRRKREQTNV; from the exons ATGTCAGCAAGAAAGGAGGACATCTCACATATTGTTTCTGCCATAAACAACTCAGCCTATTATTTCACCACCAGCTCCTGTTCTGGAAGGATTCTTCTCATAGATGGG CACTCTTTGGCAATAAACTCTGGCTTTAGAAACTCTGGATTGACTGTAGACAAGAAGGGCAAAATCATAACG GCAGTCCGAAGTACCCATGGTCTGGTGGTTCCACTGAGCCACAAAGGACAGGTCCTGGTGAAGGAGGACTACATCTACTTCCTAGTGGAAGTAGCCAATCAGAAAATGGAGGAAAATGTCAAACAAATTGAGAG GTTCTACGAGTGGCTACAGTCTGCTTTGCAACCAGCTGAACCTCAAAGCCCAAGTAGACAGGAGACGGAGGAGAAATCTGTTTACAAGCAACGGAGGAAAAGAGAACAGACAAACGTTTaa